The Panicum hallii strain FIL2 chromosome 5, PHallii_v3.1, whole genome shotgun sequence genome contains the following window.
GAGCCAACGTGGGAAGTCGTAAACAAACGTCTCCTTTACACTGGAGGACCGGACGAACACAGGGGCGGCGGGTGGCCGAGCCAGGCCGCCGCTGCCGGGTGCTGACTCGAACCCGCGTCGGGCGGCGGCCAGGCGCTGTCCCGTTCCGTCCAGGCGCCCACCaaccccgcgcccgcccccgtcGACCGCCAGGATCGTTTCTGGCCCGCAGACCGACGGCCGATCGGATCGCCATGCGCGATCGTTTTTAACAATGCGCGCCGCTCCCCCACCCCGCTcccacgccgcgccgcgaccTACCCTGCCCTGATTCCCCCTCCGAATCCGCGTCTCGGGGTTCGGACCAGCCACccggcggaggcggagaggcCCACCGACCGGACCGCCGCCGGCAGAGGCACGGCGTCCATGGAGTCGCGCGCCATCCTCCACGCCAGGCCCGCCGCACTCCCTCCCCGCGCCGGCCTGCGCCTCGcgctcccgcgcccgcgcgccgcctccctctccgccgccgcggctgaTACGCCCGCCGCCCTCCACCCCCCGCTCCTCGCGTCCAGGGGCCCCTTCCTCCCGCGACGCGATGCGGTCCTGGGTCACGGGTTCCTGAAGAGGAGGGCCGGCGCTGCTGGGAGCGGTGGCGCGCcgcaggccgcggcggcggccgcggccgtgcCGGCGCCGCAGCCGGAGGAGGCCGCCAACAAGTTCCTCGGCGTCGACGTCAAGACGCTCAAGAAGATCGTGCCACTGGGCCTCATGTTCTTCTGCATCCTCTTCAACTACACCATCCTGCGGGACACCAAGGACGTGCTCGTCGTCACCGCCAAGGGGAGCAGCGCCGAGATCATCCCCTTCCTCAAGACATGGGTCAACCTGCCCATGGCCATCGGCTTCATGCTGCTCTACACCAAGCTATCCAACGTCCTCTCCAGGGAGGCGCTCTTCTACACCGTCATCTTCCCCTTCATCGCCTTCTTCGGCGCATTCGCCTTCGTGCTCTACCCGCTCAGGGATGCCATCCATCCCACCGCGCTCGCGGACAAGCTTCTGGCCGCCCTCGGCCCGAGCTTCCTTGGCCCCGTGGCGATATTGAGGATTTGGAGCTTCTGCCTGTTCTATGTCATGGCCGAGCTCTGGGGCAGCGTCGTCATCTCGGTCCTCTTCTGGGGATTCGCCAATCAGGTAGGTAGTCTCAAGTTTGGGTTACTGGGTCAATCTTGGCATTAGTTCATACTTTCTCTGTTTTTAGTCAAAATCCGTCTCATTACCAAGTAATAATTATTTGACCAGATGGTTTGGTTATCGGAGTACAAAAGATACAAAGGCAAAACTTGTCTATGTCAATATGGTTTAGGCAGCTAATGGTTTGTTCGTGAGATAGTAACTTGTCTCTGTCACTGTCAGGATGGCTTAGGCAGATAATGGGTAGGTAATAAAACATTCGTTGGGTTTGTAATTGGTAGGCCCTTCATTGTAGCTTCACGCATTTTTAATGCAGAAATTTTAGGCTAAAAATATAGGTGCCTGTTGCTTTCTTTTATGAATACTTTTGGCTCCATTATTGCTCGCTTCCTTGATCTAAATGATGTTGAGCTATTGTCAATCTTCAATGGGTTGTGGATGTCTATTACATCGAACAACTTGGCCGGATATGATTCATGCTTTACAACTCCTTTCTAAAGAAATATTTATTGGTGTAGACTCTTGCGAATCTAATATGTCTTTGTCTTATGGCTACTTTTGTAGCCATAAAGGAAGGGCCCGGATTGGCTATATTATCCATTATTTATTTGATGCCGTTTCTTTTTGACGAGGGATACAACAAGGGTAACCTCACTGGGACATCATAACAAAGAGAAATGCATAGTGATAAAGGcttaaaacaaaaaaaaaaggaaatcaAGAGTTCAAGACACAGACTAAGCTTGATTACATGGTAAAACAAGAAAAAATATCAACCAATGAGGCAATGACTATCAGCTAGATAATAAGTCTCATTACAATGAAGAGGACACAGCAGCACTATTCCTGAAGTATGATTGGTTGATTGTTTATTTAATCTTGTTTACATCTGAGTGAAATCAGCTGAAGAAATTGAAGCAACTCTTTCGACCAATAGTTTCTGTTTAAACAATTACAAGAGTTAAAACGTTTTGGTTGGCTCTTTTTCTTTGTACAGTCACCTTGTAGGCTAGTACCAATACCTAGGACATGGCATCAGTGCTGGCAGTATGTATTTTAACTGTATCCTGCATTTAGTTCATAGTTGTCAATCATAATGTTATCAATAAGGAGGGTTAAGCTCATAACTGTCAATAATATGGTACCCATAGTTTATTTTTTTTACGTTACTGTGACCTTACTGTTGTCATATATGCATGCTATCGTGTAACCTTTCCAAAGATTTGAGTTCCCCCCTTCAGCTCCCTAGCTTGATTGAAAGGTTTTCTACTTGGGAATAGTGCAAAGAGTGTTCAACTGTTCATAAGTCTAAGAAGAGTTTTCCAGCTAGAAACCCCTGCCTTTTCTTTTTATCTGATGCTCAAAACTCTTTTTTAGCCCACAGGGTGGTATCCTAGATGCATTTAGTAATCAGTGATTCAGTAGATTAGTTGCACCTTTGAAGTATAAATACAGTTTAGCCAGATGTTCCACATAATAAGGAGCATTTGGGTTATCCCCTCTTGTTGTAGGATAAGACTAAACATGCAGTGTATAGAGTACCAGTTTCCACGGCTCTGGTTGCAGCAGAGCTCATGATAGTGCCATTGGGCAGGTATTTTGTGCTTAATATTGCCCACTAGAGAGCCGCTAAATTGAAAAATCTACCTTACCGGAGCTCTGTCTCAGTATGGCATTCTGGTGTCTGAAATTTGGATATTCACACTCGTTGAACTTCTCATCAAATATTGGCCCTTTAGCCTCCAACTTGTTCTGATTTACATGTTTTTTCCCAGATTACGACAGTTGATGAAGCAAAAGAATTCTACCCTTTATTTGGTCTTGGGGCTAATATTGCCCTTATCTTCTCTGGCCGTACTGTGAAGTATTTCTCAAATTTGCGCAAGACATTAGGTCCTGGAATTGATGGTTGGGAGGTATCTTTGAAAGGAATGATGAGCATAGTGGTACTTCTTGGACTTGTGATAAGTTCAATCTATTGGGGAGTGAACAAGTTTGTTTTGAATGATCCTTCACTTCCAAAGTCTGATCGTAAGAAGAAAAAGGTCAGTAGCTGTGGTTTATCGTGCTTCTGTTTTTCGTTTTACTGCTACTCGAAGTAATCTAGTAATGATATATTCAACAGGAAAAGCCTAAGCTTGGCATGAAAGAGAGTCTGAAGGTTCTGCTCTCCTCGAGGTATGTGAGGGATCTAGCTACCTTAGTGGTTGCTTATGGCATTAGTATCAATCTTGTAGAAGTTACATGGAAATCAAAACTCAAGGCACAGGTAATCT
Protein-coding sequences here:
- the LOC112893941 gene encoding ADP,ATP carrier protein 1, chloroplastic-like — translated: MESRAILHARPAALPPRAGLRLALPRPRAASLSAAAADTPAALHPPLLASRGPFLPRRDAVLGHGFLKRRAGAAGSGGAPQAAAAAAAVPAPQPEEAANKFLGVDVKTLKKIVPLGLMFFCILFNYTILRDTKDVLVVTAKGSSAEIIPFLKTWVNLPMAIGFMLLYTKLSNVLSREALFYTVIFPFIAFFGAFAFVLYPLRDAIHPTALADKLLAALGPSFLGPVAILRIWSFCLFYVMAELWGSVVISVLFWGFANQITTVDEAKEFYPLFGLGANIALIFSGRTVKYFSNLRKTLGPGIDGWEVSLKGMMSIVVLLGLVISSIYWGVNKFVLNDPSLPKSDRKKKKEKPKLGMKESLKVLLSSRYVRDLATLVVAYGISINLVEVTWKSKLKAQFPSPNEYSSFMGDFSTATGIATFTMMLLGRFILRKFGWGVAAMITPTVLLLTGVGFFSLILFGQPLTPMLATMGMTPLLAAVYVGAMQNIFSKSEKYSLFDPCKEMAYIPLDEDMKVKGKAAIDVVCNPLGKSGGALIQQFMILTFGSLANSTPYLGGILLVIVLAWLGAANSLDKQFSSLAKEDLKKEKAAQEKVEPSLLKAPAEGTDVLVEQTNGSLKGETESSPSNSSPIQ